Sequence from the Rutidosis leptorrhynchoides isolate AG116_Rl617_1_P2 chromosome 3, CSIRO_AGI_Rlap_v1, whole genome shotgun sequence genome:
TAGCTAGGTAAAGTTGGATGGTGGGTTGCCGGGCTTCAAAGGTACCCTTGATTTGGTTAGCCACTAATTGTGAATCAACAAAAGCATGAAGGTGGAGAATATTTAATTCCTTTGCCATTCTTAGTCCTGCGAGTAGCGCATCGTATTCAACCTCGTTATTGGTGGTTGTGAATTTGAAACGAAGTGCATAAGTAAATTCTTTTCCTTTGGGGCTTACCAACATTAGGCCGACACCTGATCCATCTGAGCTTGATGCACCGTCAGTGTACA
This genomic interval carries:
- the LOC139901974 gene encoding uncharacterized protein; translated protein: MAKWAIELGEHDIEFRVRHSIKGQVLADFIIETDNIDEEDTNNSTQVIILKVENTEWKLYTDGASSSDGSGVGLMLVSPKGKEFTYALRFKFTTTNNEVEYDALLAGLRMAKELNILHLHAFVDSQLVANQIKGTFEARQPTIQLYLAKAKELIESFKSFKLVSDEAKTRRLMH